CCAGCGGGGCGCCCACGGGCGCCCCGCACCCCCTCTTCTTTCCACCCCACCCCGTCAGCGAGGACACCGTGAGCATCCAGTCAGCTCTTCAACGCAAGCCGCGGCCCATCTCGACCGCGCTCTACCGCCATCCGAAGGGCAGACTCGCGTCGCTCCTCACACTCCCGATGACCTGGCTCGTTGGCGTCTACATCCTGTCGCTCGCAATCATGCTCGTGACGGCGTTCTGGACGACCGACCCGTTCACGTCACGCGTGAAGCCCGGATTCACGCTCGACAACTTCGCGCAGCTCGCGACGGTGCCGGCCTACGGCATGACGGCGCTTCGCACCCTCGGCATCGCTCTCGCGGTCACGCTCATCTGTGCCGCCTTCTCAGTGCCGCTCGCGGTCTTCATGTCGCAGGTCGCAGGTCCGAAGCTCCGCGCCGTGCTCGCCGTGCTCGTCACCCTCCCCCTCTGGGCCGGCTACCTCGTGAAGGTCATCGGCATGCGCCTCGTCTGGACCGAGAACGGCTTCTTCAACTGGGCGCTTGAGCCCCTTGGCATCTCGGGTCCCGGGCTCGGGGTACTGACGGTCACGCTCACCCTCGTCTACCTGTGGTTCCCGTACATGGCGATCCCCGTTTACACCGCCGTCGCGCAAATCCCGCCGAACCTCTTCGACGCCTCCTCAGACCTCGGCGCCCGCGGCTTCCGCACGATCCGCACAGTCGTCGCGCCGCTGCTCATGCCGTCGCTCATCGCCGGGTCCATCTTCACCTTCTCGCTGAGTCTCGGCGACTACATCTCGGCGATGTACGTCGGCGGGTCGACACAGATGATCGGGAGCATCATCGCGCAGAACATCAACCTCAATCCGCCGCTCGCCGCCGCGTTCTCGTTCGTGCCGATCGTGCTCGTCATCGTCTACCTCGGGGCCGTCCGCCGCACTGGCGCCCTCAACAACCTCTAAGCCGAAGGGAGCAGGCAATGCTTCGACTGAACCGCGGAACCAAGGTCGCGCTTGGCGCCATCACCGTCGTCGTCCTCGGGTTTCTCTACATCCCGATGTTCGTGATCATCATGAACTCGTTCAACTCGGGCAGGGTCTCCGGCTGGCCAATTCCCGGTTTCTCGCTCGAGTGGTGGGGCAAGGCGCTCACGAACCCGGCCATGCACGCCGCGTTTGTGAACTCAGTGATAGTCGCATCCGTCGCGACAGCGTTCGCGCTCGTCCTCGGCACGCTCGCCGCGTTCGCCCTCCAACGCTTCAAGTTCTTCGGCCAGAACACGGTGAACCTGCTCATCGTGCTGCCGATCACGCTGCCCGGCATCGTCACCGGTGTCGCGCTCTCGAACACCTTCCACCAGGTGCTGAAGCCGATGGGGATCCATGTCGGGTACTGGGGCATGATCATCGCGCACGCAACCTTCTGCGTGGTCATGGTCTTCAACAACGTCATCGCACGCCTGCGTCGCATGAACCCGAACCTCGAGGAGGCGTCGGCAGACCTCGGGGCAGGCATCGGCCAGACGTTCCGCCTCATCACGTTCCCGCAGTTTCGGCCAGCGTTTATCGCGGGCGGCCTGCTCGCGTTCGCGCTGTCGTTTGATGAGATCGTCGTCACCATCTTCACCGCGCCTCCCGGCACGGAAACCCTGCCGCTGTGGATCATGAACCAGATGGGCAGACCGAACGAGGTCAACCAGGTGAACGTCGTTGCGACGCTCATGATCCTGCTGTCGCTCATTCCCGTGTATTTCTCGCAGCGAGCGCAGCGCCAGGACAAGTAACTGCCCGCGGGCACACCAGGATCCGATCGCGGCCGCTGCGAGCTTCTCAGGGAGCTCGCAGCGGCCGCTTTGGCGTTAGTTGACTTGCATCAACCATCGCTATATAGTTGACCGTCATCAACTTTTGAGAGGACCCCCTCACCCGAATGAGCCGCACCACCCCCGCTGCCACAGCACAAGAAGAGCAACCCGAGATCCTGACGGGCCGCGCGAAGAACCTCGCCCTCGCGGGCCTGTTCCTCGCGAACTTCGTCTCGATGCTCGCCATGAACGTCGTTGGCACCTCGATGCCGATCATCATCGCCGACATCGGCGGCACCCAGGCCGCCTTCACCTGGGTCGTCACCGCGACGATGCTCGCGAGCGCCATCGCCACCCCGATCTGGGGCAAGCTCGCCGACCTCACGAGCAAGAAAATGCTCCTGCAGGTCGCACTCATCATCTTTATCCTCGCGTCGGCACTCGCCGGGTTCGCACAGGATCCCACCTGGCTCATCACCTTCCGCGTCTTCCAGGGCATCGGCGTCGGCGGCCTCGGCGCGCTCGCGCAGATCGTTCTCGCCGAGATCGTGAGCCCCCGCGAACGTGGCAAGTACATGGGCATCCTCGGCGCGATCATGGCTGTCGCGACAGTCGGCGGACCGCTCCTTGGCGGCCTGCTCACCGACACCATCGGCTGGCGCTGGAACTTCTACGTCGCTGCGCCAATCGCGATCGTCGCGATCATCATGCTGCAGCGCACGCTGCACCTCCCAACCGCGAAGCGCAAGATCAAAATCGACTACTGGGGCGCAGCCCTCATCTCGCTCGGCTTCTCGAGCCTGCTCATCTGGGTCACGCTCGCCGGCTCGAACTTCGAGTGGCTCTCGTGGCAGTCAGCCCTGATGGTCGGTGGCGGTATCGCCGCGCTCGTCATCGCCGTGTTTGTCGAGCTTAAGGTCGACGAGCCTTTGATCCCGATGACGCTGTTCAAGAACCGCACGTTCACGATGGCCTCGATCGCCTCAATCGCTGTCGGCCTCGCCATGATGGGTACCGCCGTCTTCCTGGGCCAGTACATGCAGCTCGCCCGCGGCCGATCCGTCATCGAGTCGAGCCTGCTCACCCTTCCGATGATGGCGGGCGTGCTCATCTCGTCGACGATCGTCGGACAGATCATCACCCGTACCGGCAAGTGGAAGCGCTACATGGTCGCGGGAGCCATCGCGCTTCTCGCCGGCATGCTCCTGATGGGGCAGCTGCGCTACGACACGAACTACTGGTACGTCGGCATCTCGATGGCAATCATGGGCGCCGGCGTCGGCATGACAATGCAGAACCTCGTGCTTGTCACCCAGAACACTGTCTCGCCACTTGAAATGGGCGTCGCGAGTTCGTCGGTGACATTCTTCCGCACCGTCGGCGGCACCGCAGGTATCTCGGTCATGGGCGCGGTGCTCGCGCACCAGGTGACCGACTACGTCACCGAGGGACTTGCGAAGCTCGCGCCGAAGGATCTCGCCGGAGCCGAAGCGCTCGCAGGCGGCAAACTGCCAAAGATCGCTGAGCTCACCGCTCCGATCCGCGACGTCGTCGAGTCGGCCTACGGACACGCGATCGGCAACATCTTCCTCGCGGCGTCGCCAGTCGCGATCGTCGCCCTGATTGCGATCATCATGCTGCCGAACCTTCCGCTCAACAACAAGAGCAACGCTGAGCGGATCGCTGAACTGCAAGAAGCAGAGGCGGCGCTCGAAGCAGAGGGATCGTCGGACGCTACCGGTGGGTCCGCGGGCACGAGGACCGTCGATAGAGTTCTTATCGACACCACCGGACCGATCATGGTTCCGCACCACCGCCCAGGCACGGACCGCACGGCCGAACGATAGGACACACAATGTCTTCCATATCCCCCGAAGAGGAGACTGTCGCAGGAATCATCACCGAGTTCACCGAGGCGTTCGCGTTCTCGCGAACCCGGTGGACTCGGTACGCCAACGAGGTGAGCGCAGAGCTCAGCGGCGTGAGCATGCTCGTGCTACAGATCGTGTTTCGGCGCGGGCCGATCACGGCGACGGGGGTGAGCCACTGGCTCGACATGGATAAGTCGCTCGTGAGCAGGCACGTTGCGAAGCTGCGCGATCTCGACCTCGTCATCGCGACGGAGTCGCCGGAGGACCGCCGCGTGCAGCTGCTCACCGTCAGCGATCACGCGACCGAGCTCCTCAGCGGGGTGCGGGAGCGGTGGACAAACGCATACCGCGAGCGCCTCGTCGACTGGAGCCAGGAAGAACTCGAGGCGCTTCGCGCTGGCCTTCACAGGTTCAACGCGTCTGCCGACAAGCTGCCAGCGGACGGGCCCGACGCGCGCTGCTCCAAGCACTCAGGGGAGGGAGACTCGGCGGCCTAGGCCAGCCAGCCGGACTGGCCACCCTCTCCGGGCTCCTCGGCTGGCCCACTTCGGCTGCCCCGGCCCGGCCGCCCTACCCCGCCCCACCCCGGACGGCCTACCCCGCCCCCTCCGAGAGTTGGCAGTTGTGGTCGCCTCGCGACAGGGTGAGGCGACAACAACTGCCAACTCGGGAGCGGGAGCGGGAGTGGGCCCGTGCTCAGGCTGGGCCGGGGCTCGTGCCCGCGCCTACGCCCGCTACTACTGGAGGCGCTTGCGGATCCAGGCAGACGCGAGATCGACCGCAATGATCACGATGAGAATGATGATGAGGTAGGTCAGCATCTCATCGAACTGGAACGTCTTAATCGCCTTGTTGATGAGCAGCCCGATGCCGCCAGCCCCCACGAGGCCAAGCACGAGCGACGAGCGCACATTCACGTCGAAGCGATAGAGCAGCAGGCCGGTGAGCTGCGGGAGCACGTTTGGGATGGTCGCGTTCGCGACAACCTGCCAGCGCGAGGCACCCGCGGTGCGCAGCGCCTGCTCGGGGCCCTGATCCACGTCCTCCATCGCCTCCGCCCAGAGCTTGCCCATCACGCCCGTGTTGTGGCAGATGAGGGCGAGCACGCCAGCGAACGGCCCGAGCCCGACCGCTGTCACAAAGATCAGCGCGAACACGATGTCGGGCACCGCGCGGAAGAACGAGAGGATGCTGCGCGCGACCTGGTACACGGCCTGATTCGGCGTTGTCGTGCGCGCCGCGAACACGGCGAGGAGAAGCGCGAACGGCACAGACACCGTCGTGCCAAGCAGGCCGACCCAGAGCGTCGTGAGCGCGCCGCCGATACCCTTCTGCAACACCTCAGGGCTCAGGTCTGGAGGGAACGCCTCCGAGATGAAGTTCGCCATGCCCTTCGCGCCGGTGACGAGCGCCTCAGGTCGAAACTCGGTGGCCTGGAACGCAAACACGTGCAGGACGATGAGCACGACAACGATCACCGACCACGAGCCCGCGCGGTAGACAGTCTTCGGATCGCGCGGCACCTCGAGGCGGGTGGGGGCTGTGCTGTGGGTCACTTGGGGGTCCTAGAGGTAGAGGGCTGCGAGCTCGGCGTCGTCGAGATCTGAGACCGGGCAGTCGAATACGAGGTGGCCGTCACGGAGTCCGATAACGCGGTCGGCGTAGGCGCGGGCGAGGTGGGGCTGGTGCAGCACGGCGGCGACGCCGAGCCCCTCCTCGACGGCGAGCTGCCTGAGCAACCGCATGACGTCGTCTGCCGCGCGCGGGTCGAGCGCCGACACGGGCTCGTCGGCGAGGATCATGCGGGGGCGCTGGCAGAGTGCGCGCGCGATCGCGACGCGCTGCTGCTGCCCGCCAGAGAGGCTGTCGGCCCGGTCGTGAGCGCGATCGGCGACGCCGACGCGCTCGAGGCATGCCATCGCCTCCTCCTTCAGCTCCGCACCATAAAGGGGCGGAATCGAGCGCCAGGCCGGGAGCCTTGAGAAGCCACCAGCGCACACGTTCTGGAGCGCCGTGCGGCGGGGGACGAGATGGATCTTCTGGAAGACTGTCGCAGCCGAGCGGCGGGCCTCGGCCCGCCTGGCTGCGCTCGCCTCGTTGAGGCGGACGCCAGCGATCTCGATGTCGCCGGAGTCCGCCTCAATGATGCCGTTCACCGCGCGCAGCGTCGTCGACTTCCCGGAGCCGTTCGCACCGAGAAACGCGACGACCTCGCCTGCGTGGACGCGCATGCTCATGTCGCTGAGCACGACGCGGCCGCCGAAGCTCTTCGAGATCGCCTGGACGTCGAGCAGCACCTCCGGCTCGGAGGCGTGGGCAGCGGGAGTGCCCGGGCTGTGCACGGTGATTGTCATAGGGGTTACACGTCCTTTTCGGTGAGGCCCATGGTCTCGGCGAGGTCGAACAGCGGCTTGTAGGTCTCGTTCGTGACCGGGATCAGCGGCCCAGCGGGATCGACACCGAGGAAGCCGGAGACCTTCTCGACGTCAGCCGCGTCGAGGCTGAGCAGCGCCTCCGAGACAGCGTCCTTGAACTCCTGCGGCATGTTGCCGCGCACGGTGATCGGGTCGTTCGGGATCTCCTCGGACTTCCACACCTGGCGGAACTTCGACTCATCGAACGTTCCCTCAGCGGTCGCTGTCGCGAGCGTCTGGGAGTTGATCTGCGCCGCGTCGACGGTGCCGTTGACGAGCGCAAGCAGCGCCTCGGGGTGGCCGCCTGCGTAGTCAGCGGTCACGTCCTCGTCGATGCCAGCGTCCTTCAGCGCCGACATCGGCAGTGCGTCGCCCGATGTCGATCCGGGACTACCGAGGGCGAGGGTCTTCCCCTTCAGGTCCTCGATCGTCTGGATCGGCGAGTCCTTCGGCACCCAGATGCCGCCCGTGTAGGTTGTTGGCTTGCCGTCAGCGTCGCCGAACGAGACCATCGCAGTCGCGTCTGCGCGCTGATTCGCGAACACGAAGCCGAGCGGGCCGAACTGGGCGATCTCGAGCTGGTCGTTTTCCATCGCGAGTACCTCTGCCGCGTAGTCCTCGGTGATCGAGACCTCGACCTCGCAGTCGAGCTTCTCTGAGAGCGCCGCTGCGAGGGTCTGGTAGGCCGGCTCAAGGCGCTCGGGATCCTCGTAGGGAAGGATGCCGAAGCGGATCTTGCCGTCGGGGCAGGTCACGCTCGCCGTGTCGGCGTTCGCGCCACTGTCGTCGGCGGATGCCGAGCAGCCCGTGAGCCCGAGCCCGATGAGCGCGACCGCCGAAGCGGCGAGGATTGTGTTCTTCTTCACGATTCTCCTTGGGTGTGTGTTTGTGAAGCAGGTCTAGGTCAGAATGTGGCGATCGTGCGGGCTCCGAGGGCGGGGCCGACGGTCATCCCGATCCCGGTCGTGACGCTTACGACCGAGACGCCAGGGATCGGCTCCTCGCGCAGCAGCTCGCGTTCCGAGCTGGAGGCGTAGATTCCCTGCCAGCGCTCGAGCACCTCGAGCCGGGGAGCTCCAAGCAGCTCCGCCGCATCTGCGAGCAGCAAGTCGGACCAACGCTCATTCAGAAACGGGGGCGCGGCATCGAAGTAGTCGTGCGAGTCGCCAACGAGGAGTGTGCCGTCGGCCTGCTGCGTGAACATCACGTTCGCGCCAATCTCAAGCAGCTCGGGGCGGAGCCGCTCGGTCTCGGCCCGCAGCGCGTCCTGCGCGGGTCCGGCGAATGCGCCGTATCGCAGCATCGATGTCCCGCTGAGCACTGCCGGGCCGAGGCCCATGTCGTGCGGCGCGCGCACGCGGGCCATTTGTAGCACGCACTCACTGACATCACCTGCGAGATCCGGGAACAACCTGCCAACGAGGTGGCCCGCTGCGACGATGACGCGATCCGCAGCAATGTCCCCGCGGCTCGTCTCGAGCGTGAGGTGTTGGCCCTCGCGGACCCCGTGCAACGTCGTGCCGAACCGGACCTCGCCCCGCTCGTGATCGGCGATCCAGCGCGCGAGATCGGCGACGACCGTGCGCGGGTTCGCAGTGAGATCGCCCGCCAGCAACAGCCCGGAGCGGATCTCGCCCGGGGCCGCGAGGCGAAGCTGCTCCGCGGCCTGCCCAGCGGTGAGCAGCCCGCGCTCATCGGCGTCTTTCCGGCCGGCGAGCTCAACGAGCACGGCTTCCTCAGCTTCCGAGCGGGCAATGACGAGCGTGCCCGACACCCGCGCCTCGATGCCCACCCGCTCGGCGAGCGCGCGCCAGATCGGGTTCGCCTCGCGGGCGAGCTCGCCAACCTCGCCAGCCTGCACCGACGTGCAGACGTGCCCGAAGTTGCGGATGCTTGCGAGCACCGCCGCCGAGTCCTGCTCGATAACGGTGACGCGGTAGCCGGCGTCGAGGGCGGCAACCGCGTGGGAGAGGCCCACGATCCCGGCGCCGACGATTGCGATGTGCGAAGTCATGGTTCGAGAATGCGGGTTCAAAAGTAGTCATGACAACTTTTTTCGAGCCTGTTCGCGGAACGTTCACCGACGCGTTTTCTGGCCAGAAAACGCTCACCGATCGTTCACCTTGACGGCACCAATCGACCCCGAAATCGGTATCGACAAGTTGTACGCTGACCAGCATGACCGAGAATCAGCCGCTGCATATCCAGCTCTATGAAGAGATGGCAAGGCGTATTCGCTCCGGCCAGTGGCAGACCGGGCAACGCGTGCCAAGTGAGAAATCACTCGTCGCCGAGTTCGGCACTTCTCGCGGTCCCGTGCGTCAGGCACTGGCGGCGCTGCGTGCCGAAGGCGCGATCACCGGGGGTCGAGGAGCACCGCCGAGGGTCCAGCGCGGAGTGCCGTCGCAGTCATTCGGCACGTTCTTGTCATTCACTGAGTGGGCGAGGCTCTCGGGCTTTACACCAGGCCAGCACGTCGTCGAGGCCGTCAAGCGGCCCGCGACCGAGACCGTCGCACGCGAGCTCGGCGTGAAGCCAGAGGACACGGTGATTGAGATCGTGCGGCTACGCACACTCGACGGCGAGCCGGCACTCTTCGAGCGCACGTCGTTCGCGTATGAGATCGGCTGCCACATGCTCACCGCAGACTTCGACGGCGGGAGCATCTACCAGGAGCTCGCCCGCATCGGCGTAGTCCCTGCCCGAGCGCGCCACGTCATCGACGCCGTTGCAGCGCACCCGCTCGACGCCGAGTGGCTCCGCGTTTCCCCAGGCTACCCACTGCTGCGCGCACGCCGCACGTCAACGACTGTGGACGGCACCGTCATCGAGTACGCAGACGACAGACACCTCCCCTCCATGACAACGTTCGCCATCGAAAACACGGCGGCGCACCGAACCCAGCTCGTCCGCGAACCCGCGAACAGCTCAACCCTTATAAAGGACCACGCATGATCTCCCTCGCAGCATTCGACATGGCAGGCACCACAATCAACGACGGCGGCGCCGTCTACCGTGCGCTCGAAGACTCAGTCACCGAGGCTGGTGTCGCTGTCTCCCCCGAAAATCTGCAAACCTGGATGGGGGTGGAGAAGCGGGAGGCAATCACCGCGCTCATTGAGCTCGGTGGCGGGGTCGCCGACGAGGATCTTGTGGGAGCGACATTCGCCCGCTTCCGCGCGCTGCTCGACGAGTACTACACGGCGGAGCCGCCAACCCCAGTCGACGGCGTCCCCGAAGCGATCGCCGCGCTCCAATCAGCGGGAATCAAGGTTGCTCTCACCACTGGATTCTCGCGTGAGGTCGCAGAGGGCATCCTCGCCGGGCTCGGGTGGACTGTCGGCCCAGCGGACGCCACCGAAACTGGGGCAAGTGCTCCCGCGGGCTCCGTTCGCGTCGACGCACTGTCATGCGGCGACGACGTGGCTGCCGGGCGGCCCGCGCCGTTCATGATTCACCGAGTCATGGAGGCAACAGGGGTGACCGACGTCGCGAACGTGCTCGTCGCTGGAGACACCGCGGTCGACGTACGCTCGGGCCTGAACTCGGGAGCGGCGATCTCAATCGGCGTGCTCAGCGGCAAGCTCGACCGGGCAAGCCTCGAGGCCGAACGCCCGACAGCGGTGCTCGACTCGGTGGCGGCGATCCCCGAATACCTCGGCGTGTAGGAGAAGGCGGCGGGTGGCGGGGCGTAACTTCCGCGAGGCCCGCCACCATCTCACCGTGTGTCGTTCGGGGCGGCACGCGACAGCGCCGCCGCCGCCAAGAGCCCCGCGCCAACTGCGGTGAACACGCTGCCCGCCCCGCCAAAAGAAGAGATCCCCGCGGCAATAAGTGGCACACCAGTCTGGCCGATCCTGTTCCCGAGCAGCCGCAGCGACGCGGCCGTGCTTCGTTGATCCAGTGTGGTGATGAGCGTCATCCATGACATGGTGAGCGGCTGCACGGTGCCAGCCGCAAAGCCGTAGAGCGCACAGGCCAAGAGAATCGCCGGCACCGGTAAAGGCAGCACAAAGCTGACGAGCGCTATCCCCGCGAGACCGCTGCCCCCGATAAGCACCGGTCTACGACCAAATCTGCGCGTCATCGCTGAGAGGGTGAGACGCGACAGCATCGTTGCTGCTCCACGCGCGACGAGCATCGCGCTCACCCAGCCAGCCGAGATGCCACGACTCTCTGCAAGCAACGGCAGATACATGATCGCAATGTCGAGCGAGGTCAGCACGATCGAGCTCGTGTACAGTGCGGCAGGCACCCCCGGGCTGCGCAATAACTGCACGGCGCCTCCACCAGTACCCGCCCGCCCGCCGGCTCTGCTTGGCGGAATCCCACATGAAAGCCCGAAAATGATCACGGCGCCCCCAAAGCAGAGCCACGCAATCTCGGTAAGTGCGGGGGCGGTGTTGAGCGCGCCGGGCGTTGGTGTGAACGGGCGGATCAGCAGCAGCAGAGGGCCGAGCATCTGCCCTGTCGACGTCGCGAGCGTATACATTCCGAACGCGAAGTCGAGTCTGCCTCCCTGCGCCACGCTC
Above is a window of Leucobacter aridicollis DNA encoding:
- a CDS encoding DHA2 family efflux MFS transporter permease subunit — encoded protein: MSRTTPAATAQEEQPEILTGRAKNLALAGLFLANFVSMLAMNVVGTSMPIIIADIGGTQAAFTWVVTATMLASAIATPIWGKLADLTSKKMLLQVALIIFILASALAGFAQDPTWLITFRVFQGIGVGGLGALAQIVLAEIVSPRERGKYMGILGAIMAVATVGGPLLGGLLTDTIGWRWNFYVAAPIAIVAIIMLQRTLHLPTAKRKIKIDYWGAALISLGFSSLLIWVTLAGSNFEWLSWQSALMVGGGIAALVIAVFVELKVDEPLIPMTLFKNRTFTMASIASIAVGLAMMGTAVFLGQYMQLARGRSVIESSLLTLPMMAGVLISSTIVGQIITRTGKWKRYMVAGAIALLAGMLLMGQLRYDTNYWYVGISMAIMGAGVGMTMQNLVLVTQNTVSPLEMGVASSSVTFFRTVGGTAGISVMGAVLAHQVTDYVTEGLAKLAPKDLAGAEALAGGKLPKIAELTAPIRDVVESAYGHAIGNIFLAASPVAIVALIAIIMLPNLPLNNKSNAERIAELQEAEAALEAEGSSDATGGSAGTRTVDRVLIDTTGPIMVPHHRPGTDRTAER
- a CDS encoding ABC transporter permease, whose translation is MLRLNRGTKVALGAITVVVLGFLYIPMFVIIMNSFNSGRVSGWPIPGFSLEWWGKALTNPAMHAAFVNSVIVASVATAFALVLGTLAAFALQRFKFFGQNTVNLLIVLPITLPGIVTGVALSNTFHQVLKPMGIHVGYWGMIIAHATFCVVMVFNNVIARLRRMNPNLEEASADLGAGIGQTFRLITFPQFRPAFIAGGLLAFALSFDEIVVTIFTAPPGTETLPLWIMNQMGRPNEVNQVNVVATLMILLSLIPVYFSQRAQRQDK
- a CDS encoding phosphonatase-like hydrolase translates to MISLAAFDMAGTTINDGGAVYRALEDSVTEAGVAVSPENLQTWMGVEKREAITALIELGGGVADEDLVGATFARFRALLDEYYTAEPPTPVDGVPEAIAALQSAGIKVALTTGFSREVAEGILAGLGWTVGPADATETGASAPAGSVRVDALSCGDDVAAGRPAPFMIHRVMEATGVTDVANVLVAGDTAVDVRSGLNSGAAISIGVLSGKLDRASLEAERPTAVLDSVAAIPEYLGV
- a CDS encoding TIGR03364 family FAD-dependent oxidoreductase → MTSHIAIVGAGIVGLSHAVAALDAGYRVTVIEQDSAAVLASIRNFGHVCTSVQAGEVGELAREANPIWRALAERVGIEARVSGTLVIARSEAEEAVLVELAGRKDADERGLLTAGQAAEQLRLAAPGEIRSGLLLAGDLTANPRTVVADLARWIADHERGEVRFGTTLHGVREGQHLTLETSRGDIAADRVIVAAGHLVGRLFPDLAGDVSECVLQMARVRAPHDMGLGPAVLSGTSMLRYGAFAGPAQDALRAETERLRPELLEIGANVMFTQQADGTLLVGDSHDYFDAAPPFLNERWSDLLLADAAELLGAPRLEVLERWQGIYASSSERELLREEPIPGVSVVSVTTGIGMTVGPALGARTIATF
- a CDS encoding phosphonate ABC transporter ATP-binding protein; the encoded protein is MTITVHSPGTPAAHASEPEVLLDVQAISKSFGGRVVLSDMSMRVHAGEVVAFLGANGSGKSTTLRAVNGIIEADSGDIEIAGVRLNEASAARRAEARRSAATVFQKIHLVPRRTALQNVCAGGFSRLPAWRSIPPLYGAELKEEAMACLERVGVADRAHDRADSLSGGQQQRVAIARALCQRPRMILADEPVSALDPRAADDVMRLLRQLAVEEGLGVAAVLHQPHLARAYADRVIGLRDGHLVFDCPVSDLDDAELAALYL
- a CDS encoding phosphate/phosphite/phosphonate ABC transporter substrate-binding protein, which encodes MKKNTILAASAVALIGLGLTGCSASADDSGANADTASVTCPDGKIRFGILPYEDPERLEPAYQTLAAALSEKLDCEVEVSITEDYAAEVLAMENDQLEIAQFGPLGFVFANQRADATAMVSFGDADGKPTTYTGGIWVPKDSPIQTIEDLKGKTLALGSPGSTSGDALPMSALKDAGIDEDVTADYAGGHPEALLALVNGTVDAAQINSQTLATATAEGTFDESKFRQVWKSEEIPNDPITVRGNMPQEFKDAVSEALLSLDAADVEKVSGFLGVDPAGPLIPVTNETYKPLFDLAETMGLTEKDV
- a CDS encoding ABC transporter permease, whose translation is MSIQSALQRKPRPISTALYRHPKGRLASLLTLPMTWLVGVYILSLAIMLVTAFWTTDPFTSRVKPGFTLDNFAQLATVPAYGMTALRTLGIALAVTLICAAFSVPLAVFMSQVAGPKLRAVLAVLVTLPLWAGYLVKVIGMRLVWTENGFFNWALEPLGISGPGLGVLTVTLTLVYLWFPYMAIPVYTAVAQIPPNLFDASSDLGARGFRTIRTVVAPLLMPSLIAGSIFTFSLSLGDYISAMYVGGSTQMIGSIIAQNINLNPPLAAAFSFVPIVLVIVYLGAVRRTGALNNL
- a CDS encoding GntR family transcriptional regulator; this encodes MTENQPLHIQLYEEMARRIRSGQWQTGQRVPSEKSLVAEFGTSRGPVRQALAALRAEGAITGGRGAPPRVQRGVPSQSFGTFLSFTEWARLSGFTPGQHVVEAVKRPATETVARELGVKPEDTVIEIVRLRTLDGEPALFERTSFAYEIGCHMLTADFDGGSIYQELARIGVVPARARHVIDAVAAHPLDAEWLRVSPGYPLLRARRTSTTVDGTVIEYADDRHLPSMTTFAIENTAAHRTQLVREPANSSTLIKDHA
- a CDS encoding MFS transporter is translated as MSPRFQSGTDHAHTSLLVHAALVQVLSYGLRAAIAYEMLALGKDGAWLGYSAAAFALPPLLLALPSGALVRRFGERTSLVIGAVAFVLAILVVLVVGENPLGLIAASALIGCGVLFSVVGEQSWVMSVAQGGRLDFAFGMYTLATSTGQMLGPLLLLIRPFTPTPGALNTAPALTEIAWLCFGGAVIIFGLSCGIPPSRAGGRAGTGGGAVQLLRSPGVPAALYTSSIVLTSLDIAIMYLPLLAESRGISAGWVSAMLVARGAATMLSRLTLSAMTRRFGRRPVLIGGSGLAGIALVSFVLPLPVPAILLACALYGFAAGTVQPLTMSWMTLITTLDQRSTAASLRLLGNRIGQTGVPLIAAGISSFGGAGSVFTAVGAGLLAAAALSRAAPNDTR
- a CDS encoding MarR family winged helix-turn-helix transcriptional regulator codes for the protein MSSISPEEETVAGIITEFTEAFAFSRTRWTRYANEVSAELSGVSMLVLQIVFRRGPITATGVSHWLDMDKSLVSRHVAKLRDLDLVIATESPEDRRVQLLTVSDHATELLSGVRERWTNAYRERLVDWSQEELEALRAGLHRFNASADKLPADGPDARCSKHSGEGDSAA
- the phnE gene encoding phosphonate ABC transporter, permease protein PhnE translates to MTHSTAPTRLEVPRDPKTVYRAGSWSVIVVVLIVLHVFAFQATEFRPEALVTGAKGMANFISEAFPPDLSPEVLQKGIGGALTTLWVGLLGTTVSVPFALLLAVFAARTTTPNQAVYQVARSILSFFRAVPDIVFALIFVTAVGLGPFAGVLALICHNTGVMGKLWAEAMEDVDQGPEQALRTAGASRWQVVANATIPNVLPQLTGLLLYRFDVNVRSSLVLGLVGAGGIGLLINKAIKTFQFDEMLTYLIIILIVIIAVDLASAWIRKRLQ